The Veillonellaceae bacterium region CATCCGGCCTAAAAACATTTACCGTATCGACAGCTAACTCATTAATATTATGCTTGTCAATCATTCTCTGATACGACGAATTATCAGCGCGTACCGTTTCCATAAATAAAATAAAATTATTTAGCCGGTTTACAACTGCTCGCCATTGTGCTAGACGGGTGAAGCTATCAATAATAAATGAAAAGCCGACTTGAACATGATTATAAGCATCAATAATTTGAAACATTTGACCTAAATGGATCTGACTATAAAAATAGCGAGGCGAAGCCACTAATATCGAAAAAATCACGGAAACTTGCGAATAGCCTGTCGTTAGCCACATTAAATTTCTACGGATATTTATGATCTGCCTGTAGTTAGAAATTATATTGTAAAAATGTCTGAAGCAATTAGCTTTTTCCTGAGTTTCACCGCTATATAATGCAATACTTTCGGCATTATCCCTAACCCGAATAAGGCTGTAACGAAAATCTGCTTCATAGCGCTGCTGGTCGTACTCCAATCGTACTAAGGGGCGGCCGACTTTTACTGTCAAATATGTTCCTACCCCAGCATACAAGAAAGCAGCCCAGACCAAATAGCCATAAATAGGCAGCGTAAAACCATTAAAATCGAGATATATTACACCGGACAAATTCCACAATATGACAACAAATGAGGATACAGTTACAACATCCTGAAGCAAATCTAGCGATAGCCTGAGAGTAAGCGCAACGAAAAGTTCAATATCTTCACTAATCCGCTGATCAGGGTTATCAGCCGCATCGCCAACCATTAATTGCAACCTGTAGTAGGTTTTTTTTCGCAGCCACTCAGATAAATACTTGTCAGTTAGCCAGCGGCGCCAGTTGATATGTAAAAGCATCCGGACGTATATTTGAATACCGCGCACCGCAATAAAAATAGCCGCTAAGATGGCGAATTGTATGACGGCGTCTAGAAATCCGGGATAATTATAGTCTTGAATGACTTGATAAAAATACGAGTGCCAGACATTAATCTGGACCGTTATATATACCAACCCTAAATTGAATGCTATAACGGTTAGAAGCAGTAGCCATGCTGACCACTTTTCTTCGGAAAACCAGTATGCTCTCGCAATTCTCCAAGCACTTCTCAGCACAACGCCACGCCTCACCCAAATCACCCCTCTACTTGTATATGGCAGAAAGGTGTCGGCAATGACTAAGCAGTAAACTTTACTCTGCCAAAACATCAAGCTAAAAAAATACAACATAATCTTACTGAAGGCTGATCTTAATTGGTGTATATTGGAATATCCATAGTATGTAGCAGCGATTACATGTTCTACAAAATTAATGGTACTTCCAAAAACTTGCCGCCCTTATTGGCCAAGAGCGTATGCAAGAGTATATCTCCGGAGGCCTAACTACATTTTGGCTTGGATCTTCCTTAAGAATATCCGCCATCGAACAAGTCGACTTACTTAATAAGCTATACTGTGACCAATCCCCCTTCCTCCCGAAGTAAGATCAATTGTTTTAAAAAATATATCCCTGTCTTCTAACAACGAAAGCAAGCTGCTAGGAAAGACTGGCTCAGGTCTTCAGGATGGTAAGTGGATATTAGGTTGGTTTGTTGGCTTTATAGAAAAAGAGGGCAAATATTATGTATTAGCAACCAATATTTTAGCCGATGATGGAGCGACCGGCCCTAAAGCTCGGGAAATTACAAAGGCTATTGCAAGGGATATTAATCTTCTCTAAATATAGCTTAGTTGAAAATAGGATTAGAAAAGACTTATCCTACGTCAAGTCCTTCTAGACGCGGGCGAAAGCTTATATCGTTCTTATTTCATAGCCAAAAAGTTATTACTTTCTGGTAAGATAAAAAGGACGGCTATCAACCTTTCGGTCTATAGCCGTCCTTTTTGTGGCGGAGTGGGAGGGATTTGAACCCTCGCAGGGGTTACCCCCTCTAACGATTTAGCAAACCGTCCTCTTCAGCCGCTTGAGTACCACTCCATATGAACTTGAAATAAAAACACCCACAAAAGCAGGTGTTTTTAACCGGCAACTTCCTATCCTCCCAGGG contains the following coding sequences:
- a CDS encoding ABC transporter ATP-binding protein/permease — its product is MRRGVVLRSAWRIARAYWFSEEKWSAWLLLLTVIAFNLGLVYITVQINVWHSYFYQVIQDYNYPGFLDAVIQFAILAAIFIAVRGIQIYVRMLLHINWRRWLTDKYLSEWLRKKTYYRLQLMVGDAADNPDQRISEDIELFVALTLRLSLDLLQDVVTVSSFVVILWNLSGVIYLDFNGFTLPIYGYLVWAAFLYAGVGTYLTVKVGRPLVRLEYDQQRYEADFRYSLIRVRDNAESIALYSGETQEKANCFRHFYNIISNYRQIINIRRNLMWLTTGYSQVSVIFSILVASPRYFYSQIHLGQMFQIIDAYNHVQVGFSFIIDSFTRLAQWRAVVNRLNNFILFMETVRADNSSYQRMIDKHNINELAVDTVNVFRPDGYNLVKDITLNIKQGERILVAGPSGCGKSTLLRALAGLWPYTSGLVNIPRNADMLFVPQRTYMPIDELRKVLIYPGLKRAVSDAELIEMLKTCRLQHLTNKLDECLDWGQALSLGEQQRIAFVRTFLTQPNWLFLDEATSALDETTEEMLYSLLIKLLPKAAIISVGHRNTLVKYHVNKLRLDGNGGWQLEKHIDSRF